One Streptococcus sp. DTU_2020_1001019_1_SI_AUS_MUR_006 DNA window includes the following coding sequences:
- a CDS encoding glycoside hydrolase family 125 protein — translation MVYSKEIVREWLDEVAERAKDHPEWVDVFERCYTDTLDNTVEILEDGSTFVLTGDIPAMWLRDSTAQLRPYLHVAKRDPRLRQTIAGLVKRQMTLILKDPYANSFNIEENWKGHHETDHTDLNGWIWERKYEVDSLCYPLQLAYLLWKETGETSQFDETFVTATKEILHLWTVEQDHRNSPYRFVRDTDRKEDTLVNDGFGPDFAVTGMTWSAFRPSDDCCQYSYLIPSNMFAVVVLGYVQEIFAELNLVDSESIIADAKRLQAEIQEGIENYAYTTNSKGEKIYAFEVDGLGNASIMDDPNVPSLLAAPYLGYCDVNDEVYQATRRTILSPENPYFYQGEYASGLGSSHTFYRYIWPIALSIQGLTTTDKAEKKFLLDQLVACDGGTGVMHESFHVDDPTLYSREWFSWANMMFCELVLDYLDIR, via the coding sequence ATGGTATATTCAAAAGAAATTGTCAGAGAGTGGCTAGATGAGGTGGCAGAGCGTGCTAAAGATCATCCTGAATGGGTAGATGTCTTTGAACGTTGCTACACAGACACTTTAGACAATACAGTTGAGATCTTAGAAGACGGCTCAACTTTTGTACTGACAGGAGATATTCCAGCCATGTGGCTTCGTGACTCAACTGCTCAGCTGAGACCTTACCTCCATGTGGCTAAAAGAGATCCTCGTTTACGTCAAACCATTGCTGGGTTGGTCAAACGTCAGATGACTTTGATTCTCAAAGATCCCTATGCCAACTCCTTCAACATTGAAGAGAACTGGAAGGGTCACCACGAGACAGATCATACAGACCTCAATGGCTGGATTTGGGAGCGCAAATATGAAGTGGATTCGCTTTGCTATCCCTTGCAATTGGCTTATCTCCTTTGGAAGGAAACTGGTGAGACTAGCCAGTTTGATGAGACTTTTGTTACAGCGACTAAGGAAATCCTTCATCTTTGGACGGTGGAGCAAGATCACAGGAACTCTCCTTATCGCTTTGTTCGTGATACTGATCGCAAGGAAGATACCTTGGTAAATGACGGCTTTGGGCCAGACTTTGCTGTGACAGGGATGACCTGGTCAGCCTTTCGTCCAAGTGATGACTGCTGTCAATACAGTTACTTGATTCCGTCAAATATGTTTGCAGTGGTTGTCTTGGGTTATGTCCAGGAAATCTTTGCAGAATTAAATCTAGTAGATAGCGAAAGTATTATTGCTGATGCCAAACGACTCCAAGCTGAGATTCAAGAAGGAATCGAAAATTATGCCTACACAACAAACAGCAAGGGCGAGAAAATCTATGCCTTTGAGGTAGATGGTTTAGGAAATGCTAGTATCATGGATGATCCAAACGTACCAAGCTTATTAGCCGCTCCGTATCTGGGTTACTGTGATGTTAACGATGAAGTCTATCAAGCAACTCGTCGCACTATCCTGAGCCCTGAAAATCCATACTTCTACCAAGGAGAGTACGCAAGTGGACTTGGAAGTTCTCATACCTTCTACCGCTATATCTGGCCGATTGCCCTTTCTATCCAAGGATTGACAACAACGGATAAGGCAGAGAAGAAATTCTTGCTAGATCAGTTGGTTGCCTGTGATGGTGGAACAGGTGTGATGCACGAAAGCTTCCACGTAGACGATCCGACACTCTACTCACGCGAATGGTTCTCATGGGCCAACATGATGTTCTGCGAATTAGTCTTGGATTACTTGGATATTCGCTAA
- a CDS encoding GH92 family glycosyl hydrolase, which produces MKPILETIDTRFGTASKHAFSRGNTLPYTGVPFGMNYFVPQTSDQEGSWFFDPHLPIFQGVRLTHQPSPWIGDYSWLLLTPVTGEISGDTLFHRQSSYNLGRAIFNPHYLKIFSERYQIETQLTPTCYGASAQLRQTQGKALSIYLHANDDLTVEQVDERTVSLGQSGLTETNKSPLAMFTALAFSKDILSVNQVGQDWRIDLAGAEVQVQLATSFISKEQALFNLPKQDFEETKQDAKTSWENLLGRFDVVETGSVDRTFFDHCLYRLFLFPQTFYEVNEQGENIHMDLASRTIKPGLLFTNNGFWDTFRTSFPLFALIIPEYYRQFLEGFLNSYRDTGYLPKWLAPDERGMMPGTLIDGLIADSACKNMAPELEEEFLKAMLETATKADPKAINGRHGLAQYQKLGYLSTDHHESVSHTLDYAYSDFCISTCAAKLDQADLAQTYTQYSKNYQNLFDPETGYMRARDVDGNFRPDFSPYSWGRDYAECSAIQASLGVLHDISGLSQLMGGKEAFSNYLLKACQSIPLFETTGYGYEIHEMSEMATAPFGQLAISNQPSFHIPYLFRYSNYPQYTSLLIKTLRQKAFRAGWDAYPGDEDNGSLSAWYVWSTLGLYPTCPGKASYDLGIPLFDHLRVYLAEKKQWLDIRTQQNHEHFHFVQDCHLDGKEVQSIGHQDLLNAQSLDFTLSWLPNH; this is translated from the coding sequence ATGAAACCCATACTTGAAACCATTGATACGCGTTTTGGAACAGCCAGTAAACATGCATTTTCACGAGGTAATACACTACCATACACTGGAGTGCCTTTTGGGATGAATTACTTCGTTCCACAAACTAGTGACCAGGAAGGTTCTTGGTTTTTTGATCCCCATCTTCCCATATTTCAGGGTGTTCGACTAACCCACCAGCCTAGTCCTTGGATTGGCGATTATTCTTGGTTACTACTGACTCCTGTTACAGGAGAAATCAGTGGTGACACTCTCTTCCATCGTCAGTCTTCCTATAACCTTGGTCGTGCTATTTTCAATCCCCATTATCTCAAAATTTTTTCTGAGCGTTATCAGATTGAAACTCAGTTAACTCCTACTTGCTACGGTGCTTCTGCCCAACTAAGACAGACACAAGGAAAAGCCCTATCCATCTATCTGCATGCGAATGATGATTTGACAGTGGAGCAAGTGGATGAGCGTACTGTCAGCCTTGGCCAAAGCGGATTAACCGAAACAAATAAGAGCCCTCTCGCCATGTTCACCGCCCTCGCATTCTCTAAGGACATTCTATCTGTCAATCAAGTGGGGCAAGACTGGCGTATTGACTTGGCTGGAGCGGAAGTTCAAGTTCAACTGGCAACTTCTTTTATTTCCAAAGAACAGGCCCTCTTTAATCTTCCTAAACAGGATTTTGAAGAAACAAAACAAGACGCCAAGACAAGTTGGGAAAACCTTCTAGGCCGCTTTGATGTCGTGGAAACCGGCTCAGTAGACCGAACATTTTTTGACCACTGTCTTTATAGACTCTTTCTCTTCCCGCAAACATTTTATGAGGTAAATGAGCAGGGTGAAAACATCCATATGGACCTTGCTTCGAGAACTATCAAGCCTGGTCTACTCTTCACCAACAATGGTTTTTGGGATACTTTCCGCACTTCATTCCCACTCTTTGCCTTGATTATTCCGGAATACTATCGCCAGTTTCTCGAAGGCTTCCTCAATAGCTACCGTGACACCGGATACCTCCCTAAGTGGCTGGCTCCTGACGAACGAGGCATGATGCCTGGTACTTTGATCGATGGTCTTATTGCAGATAGCGCCTGCAAAAACATGGCTCCTGAACTTGAGGAGGAATTTCTCAAAGCCATGCTTGAAACTGCGACCAAGGCAGATCCAAAAGCTATCAACGGACGACACGGCCTGGCACAATACCAAAAGCTAGGATATCTATCCACAGACCACCACGAAAGTGTCAGTCACACACTAGACTATGCTTACAGTGATTTTTGTATCTCTACTTGCGCAGCAAAATTAGATCAAGCAGATCTAGCTCAGACCTATACTCAATATTCTAAGAACTATCAAAACCTATTTGACCCTGAGACAGGTTATATGAGGGCGCGTGATGTAGATGGTAACTTCCGTCCTGACTTTTCTCCTTACAGTTGGGGCCGTGATTATGCTGAGTGTTCAGCCATTCAAGCAAGCCTAGGCGTCTTACATGACATTTCTGGACTTAGTCAACTAATGGGTGGAAAAGAAGCCTTTAGCAACTATCTCTTAAAAGCTTGTCAAAGTATCCCACTCTTTGAAACGACGGGTTATGGATATGAAATTCACGAGATGAGTGAAATGGCAACAGCGCCATTTGGTCAACTAGCCATTTCAAACCAGCCAAGTTTCCACATCCCTTATCTCTTCCGCTACAGTAATTATCCCCAATATACCAGTCTCTTAATCAAGACTCTCCGTCAAAAAGCCTTTCGAGCTGGCTGGGATGCTTATCCAGGAGATGAGGATAACGGTAGTTTATCGGCTTGGTATGTCTGGTCCACTCTTGGGCTTTACCCAACCTGCCCAGGAAAAGCAAGCTATGATCTTGGGATTCCGCTCTTTGATCACCTTCGTGTCTATCTTGCAGAAAAAAAACAGTGGTTGGATATTCGTACTCAACAAAATCATGAACACTTCCACTTTGTACAAGACTGTCATCTTGACGGAAAAGAAGTTCAGAGTATTGGTCACCAGGATTTGCTAAACGCCCAATCTCTCGACTTTACCCTCAGCTGGTTACCAAATCACTAA
- a CDS encoding APC family permease, producing MKKDQHQLNWLMVSLIAFNMVWGLGNVVNNYSQQGISVVVSWILILTLYFIPYSLIVGQLGSTFKESGSGVSDWVEKTSTKRLAYFAAWTYWVVHIPYLAQKPQGILIPLGWALQGNGQFLKQIDIHWIVILCLLIFGLFLYLSTKGLATLKVIGSLAGSAMLIMSLLFVLLAVGLPFIKPDIQFATPHMDQLSTYIPNFDFSYFTTISLLVFAVGGCEKISPYVNQTRNPAKEFPKGMIVMAIMVGLSAILGSVAMGMLFDGNNIPEDLMRNGAYQAFQMLGNSWGVGNLFVVIYALTNMVGQIAALAFSIDAPLQILLNNADENYIPSWLRKRTEKGVLINGYLLTGVLVSLIIILPIFGIQEIDGLVKWMTNLNSIVMPMRYLWVFLAYMMLNRAWKTYKNAEYKFVNNPKLGFVIGTWCFLFTAFACILGMVPKINYAENPTAWQFSLLTNILTPIILIGLGVILPVLAKKEQKKQIK from the coding sequence ATGAAAAAAGATCAACACCAACTTAATTGGCTGATGGTTTCTCTGATTGCCTTCAACATGGTTTGGGGGCTAGGAAACGTCGTCAACAACTATTCTCAACAGGGAATTTCAGTCGTCGTATCTTGGATTTTAATCCTCACACTCTACTTTATCCCCTATTCCCTCATCGTTGGACAACTAGGTTCTACCTTTAAGGAAAGCGGAAGCGGTGTTAGTGACTGGGTTGAAAAAACATCAACCAAACGTTTAGCCTACTTTGCTGCTTGGACCTACTGGGTTGTACATATCCCGTATCTCGCACAAAAACCTCAAGGAATCCTTATTCCGCTTGGTTGGGCCTTGCAAGGTAACGGACAATTCCTTAAACAAATCGACATCCACTGGATCGTTATTCTCTGCTTGCTAATCTTTGGACTTTTCCTCTACCTTTCTACAAAGGGATTGGCAACTCTAAAAGTCATTGGTAGCTTGGCAGGAAGTGCTATGTTGATTATGTCTTTACTCTTTGTGCTTTTGGCTGTCGGTCTGCCTTTCATTAAACCAGACATCCAATTTGCGACACCGCACATGGATCAACTGAGCACCTACATTCCAAATTTTGATTTTTCTTATTTTACAACGATTTCACTACTGGTCTTTGCCGTTGGTGGTTGTGAAAAAATTTCCCCCTATGTTAATCAAACCCGCAACCCTGCGAAAGAATTTCCAAAAGGTATGATTGTCATGGCCATCATGGTGGGTCTATCTGCTATCCTCGGATCAGTTGCCATGGGAATGCTATTTGATGGCAATAACATCCCTGAAGACCTCATGCGTAATGGCGCTTATCAAGCCTTCCAAATGTTAGGAAATTCTTGGGGAGTTGGAAACCTCTTTGTCGTGATCTACGCTCTTACAAACATGGTCGGACAAATCGCAGCACTTGCCTTCTCTATTGATGCACCATTACAAATCCTTCTCAATAATGCTGATGAGAACTATATCCCAAGCTGGCTTCGTAAACGTACTGAGAAAGGTGTCCTCATTAACGGCTACCTTCTTACAGGTGTCCTCGTTAGCCTTATCATCATCCTTCCAATTTTTGGTATTCAGGAAATTGACGGACTTGTAAAATGGATGACCAACCTCAATTCTATCGTGATGCCGATGCGTTATCTCTGGGTATTCCTTGCCTATATGATGCTCAACCGTGCTTGGAAAACATACAAAAATGCCGAATACAAGTTTGTGAACAATCCTAAACTTGGCTTTGTTATTGGTACTTGGTGCTTCCTCTTTACTGCCTTCGCTTGTATCCTTGGTATGGTTCCAAAAATTAACTATGCTGAGAATCCAACTGCTTGGCAATTCTCTCTTCTTACAAACATCTTAACCCCAATTATCCTGATTGGATTAGGTGTGATTCTACCAGTACTTGCCAAAAAAGAACAAAAGAAACAAATCAAATAA
- the polA gene encoding DNA polymerase I: MDKKKLLLIDGSSVAFRAFFALYQQLDRFKNANGLHTNAIYGFQLMLNHLLERVEPSHILVAFDAGKTTFRTEMYADYKGGRAKTPDEFREQFPFIRELLDHLGIRHYELAQYEADDIIGTLGRLAEKDSFDVTIVSGDKDLIQLTDEHTVVEISKKGVAEFEAFTPEYLMEKMGITPAQFIDLKALMGDKSDNIPGVTKIGEKTGIKLLLEYGSLEGIYENIDEMKASKMKENLINDKEQAFLSKTLATIDTKAPIEIGLDDLFYSGPDVENLGKFYDEMGFKQLKQALNVSSADVAESLDFTMVDKFSQDMLSADSIFHFELFGENYHTDDLIGFAWSCGDKLYATDKLELLQEPILKDFLEKTPLKVYDFKKAKVLLNRFGLDLQAPAFDSRLAKYLLSTVENNEISTIASLYGQTYLVDDETFYGKGVKKAIPEREKLLEHLARKVAVLVETEPVLLEKLSENGQLDLLYDMEQPLAFVLAKMEIAGIKVKKETLLEMQAENELVIEKLTQEIYDLAGEEFNINSPKQLGVLLFEKLGLPLEYTKKTKTGYSTAVDVLERLAPIAPIVKKILDYRQIAKIQSTYVIGLQDWILADGKIHTRYVQDLTQTGRLSSVDPNLQNIPVRLEQGRLIRKAFVPEWEDSVLLSSDYSQIELRVLAHISKDEHLIKAFQEGADIHTSTAMRVFGIERPEDVTPNDRRNAKAVNFGVVYGISDFGLSNNLGISRKEAKAYIDTYFERFPGIKNYMDEVVREARDKGYVETLFKRRRELPDINSRNFNIRGFAERTAINSPIQGSAADILKIAMIQLDKALVEGGYKTKMLLQVHDEIVLEVPKSELAAIKKLVKQTMEGAIQLSVPLIADENEGVTWYEAK; this comes from the coding sequence ATGGACAAGAAAAAATTATTACTAATTGACGGATCTTCAGTTGCTTTTCGGGCATTCTTTGCACTTTACCAGCAACTGGATCGTTTTAAAAATGCTAACGGTCTTCATACAAATGCTATCTATGGTTTTCAACTTATGTTGAATCATTTGCTAGAGCGTGTTGAGCCTAGCCATATCTTGGTGGCATTTGATGCGGGGAAGACGACTTTTCGTACAGAGATGTATGCAGACTATAAGGGTGGTCGTGCTAAAACTCCAGATGAGTTTAGAGAACAATTTCCTTTTATTCGTGAGTTGCTAGACCATCTTGGAATTCGCCATTATGAGTTAGCCCAGTATGAAGCAGATGATATCATCGGGACTCTTGGTCGTTTGGCTGAAAAGGATTCATTTGATGTAACTATCGTCAGTGGAGACAAGGACTTGATCCAGTTGACAGATGAACATACAGTGGTTGAGATTTCTAAGAAAGGTGTAGCTGAGTTTGAGGCATTTACACCAGAATATCTCATGGAAAAGATGGGCATCACACCAGCTCAGTTCATTGATCTTAAAGCCCTCATGGGAGATAAGTCGGATAATATCCCTGGTGTAACTAAGATTGGTGAAAAGACGGGTATCAAGCTATTGTTAGAATATGGCTCGCTTGAAGGTATTTATGAAAATATTGATGAGATGAAGGCATCGAAGATGAAGGAAAATCTCATTAATGACAAGGAACAAGCCTTCCTATCTAAAACACTGGCTACCATCGACACGAAAGCGCCGATTGAGATTGGACTGGATGACTTGTTTTATAGCGGTCCAGATGTGGAAAATCTTGGGAAATTCTACGATGAGATGGGCTTCAAACAACTCAAGCAGGCTTTAAATGTATCATCAGCTGATGTGGCTGAGAGTTTGGACTTTACTATGGTTGACAAATTCAGTCAAGATATGCTAAGTGCGGACTCCATCTTCCACTTTGAACTCTTTGGAGAAAACTACCATACAGATGACTTGATTGGCTTTGCCTGGTCTTGCGGAGACAAACTCTATGCTACAGATAAGCTGGAACTTCTGCAGGAGCCGATTCTTAAGGATTTTCTAGAAAAAACACCTCTGAAAGTATACGACTTTAAGAAAGCAAAAGTCCTCTTAAATCGCTTTGGTTTGGACTTGCAGGCTCCTGCTTTTGACAGTCGTTTGGCCAAATACCTTCTCTCTACTGTCGAGAATAATGAAATTTCAACTATTGCTAGTCTCTATGGTCAAACTTACCTAGTCGATGATGAAACCTTCTACGGTAAAGGTGTCAAAAAAGCTATTCCAGAGCGAGAGAAACTCTTGGAACACTTGGCTCGTAAGGTTGCTGTATTGGTTGAGACAGAGCCTGTTTTACTTGAAAAATTAAGCGAAAACGGACAACTTGACCTTCTTTATGATATGGAGCAACCTCTAGCCTTTGTCCTTGCTAAGATGGAAATCGCTGGGATCAAGGTCAAAAAAGAAACCTTGCTTGAGATGCAGGCTGAAAATGAGCTTGTCATTGAAAAGCTGACGCAAGAGATTTATGACCTAGCAGGTGAGGAATTTAATATCAATTCACCTAAACAGTTGGGTGTCCTTCTTTTTGAAAAACTAGGTCTCCCTCTCGAATATACCAAGAAAACCAAGACAGGTTATTCGACAGCCGTGGATGTATTGGAGCGTCTAGCTCCTATTGCGCCGATTGTCAAGAAAATCCTCGACTACCGTCAGATTGCTAAGATTCAATCCACTTATGTGATTGGTTTGCAGGATTGGATTTTAGCTGATGGCAAGATTCACACGCGCTATGTGCAAGATTTGACTCAGACAGGTCGTCTGTCTAGTGTCGATCCAAACTTGCAAAATATCCCTGTTCGTTTGGAACAAGGGCGCCTCATTCGTAAGGCTTTCGTGCCAGAATGGGAGGACAGTGTCCTTCTCAGCTCGGACTATTCACAGATTGAGCTACGAGTTTTGGCCCATATTTCTAAAGATGAGCACTTGATTAAGGCCTTCCAAGAGGGAGCTGACATCCATACCTCAACAGCCATGCGGGTCTTTGGAATTGAACGTCCTGAGGATGTGACTCCAAACGACCGTCGTAATGCCAAGGCGGTTAACTTTGGAGTGGTTTACGGGATTTCCGACTTTGGCTTGTCTAATAATCTGGGCATCAGCCGTAAGGAAGCAAAAGCCTATATTGATACTTACTTTGAACGCTTCCCAGGTATTAAAAACTACATGGATGAAGTGGTGCGTGAGGCGCGTGATAAGGGCTATGTGGAGACCCTCTTTAAACGTCGTCGTGAGTTGCCAGATATCAATTCGCGCAACTTTAACATTCGTGGTTTTGCGGAACGTACAGCCATCAACTCACCTATCCAAGGATCAGCTGCAGATATTCTCAAAATCGCTATGATTCAGCTAGATAAAGCCTTGGTAGAGGGTGGTTATAAAACCAAGATGCTGTTACAAGTACACGATGAAATCGTTCTTGAAGTGCCTAAGTCAGAATTAGCTGCCATCAAAAAACTCGTCAAGCAAACCATGGAAGGAGCCATTCAACTTAGTGTGCCACTGATTGCTGATGAAAATGAAGGCGTAACTTGGTATGAGGCCAAGTAA
- a CDS encoding N-acetylmuramoyl-L-alanine amidase family protein yields MTFTKAGHKKGTFLRKTAVGSASLVLAGIFLFSGGTVHANQANNGSLARGDDYPTYYKNGSQEIDKWRMYSRQCTSFAAFRLSNINGFEIPAAYGNANEWGYRAKREGYRVDQRPAIGSIAWDTSGQYGHVAWVSNVFGDMIEIEEYNYGVRERYNRRTVKANSMTGFIHFKDVGNASAGNYQSAPVSSGTHIFTEKAAIMDQPSLTATIIDYYYAGESVHYDQTLEKDGHKWISYISRSGNRRYIPLTKTSSSKNGWEKEGTVWYYYENGQKAVGWKKINGNWYHLQADGTMTTGWLKDGSKWYYLKSSGEMQTGWLKDNGTWYYLESSGAMKASQWFQVSGKYYYVNASGALAVNTTIDGFQVDSSGARVENPAS; encoded by the coding sequence ATGACATTTACTAAAGCAGGACATAAAAAGGGAACTTTTCTCAGAAAGACAGCTGTAGGCTCAGCTTCACTAGTTTTAGCAGGTATTTTTTTATTTAGTGGAGGAACTGTTCATGCCAACCAGGCAAACAATGGATCACTAGCACGAGGAGATGATTATCCTACTTATTATAAAAATGGGAGTCAGGAGATTGATAAATGGCGCATGTATTCTCGTCAGTGTACTTCTTTTGCAGCCTTTCGTTTGAGCAATATCAATGGTTTTGAAATTCCGGCGGCTTATGGAAATGCTAATGAATGGGGATATCGTGCTAAACGAGAAGGTTATCGCGTAGATCAGCGCCCAGCAATTGGTTCTATCGCTTGGGATACGAGTGGACAGTATGGTCATGTCGCTTGGGTATCCAATGTTTTTGGTGATATGATTGAAATTGAAGAATACAATTATGGAGTCAGAGAAAGGTACAATCGACGAACGGTAAAGGCCAATTCTATGACTGGATTCATTCATTTTAAAGACGTGGGGAATGCTAGCGCAGGGAATTATCAGTCTGCTCCTGTCTCTAGCGGGACACATATTTTTACAGAAAAAGCAGCCATTATGGATCAGCCATCACTAACAGCAACGATTATCGATTATTACTATGCGGGAGAAAGTGTTCATTATGATCAAACTCTTGAAAAAGATGGGCATAAATGGATTAGTTATATTTCACGAAGCGGGAACAGACGTTATATCCCCTTAACTAAAACAAGTAGCTCTAAAAATGGTTGGGAAAAAGAAGGAACTGTTTGGTATTATTATGAAAATGGTCAGAAAGCAGTCGGTTGGAAGAAGATTAATGGAAACTGGTATCATTTGCAAGCTGATGGTACAATGACGACAGGCTGGTTAAAAGATGGTTCTAAGTGGTATTATCTGAAGTCGTCTGGCGAAATGCAGACAGGCTGGTTAAAGGATAATGGAACATGGTACTATCTTGAAAGCTCAGGTGCTATGAAGGCTAGCCAGTGGTTTCAGGTTTCAGGGAAATATTACTATGTGAATGCATCGGGAGCTTTAGCAGTCAATACGACTATCGATGGTTTCCAAGTTGATAGCAGTGGTGCACGAGTAGAAAATCCAGCATCATAA
- a CDS encoding Veg family protein, protein MTDAFTDVAKMKKIKEEIKAHEGQVVEMTLENGRKRQKNRLGKLIEVYPSLFIVEFGNVEGDKQANVYVESFTYSDILTEKNLIHYLD, encoded by the coding sequence ATGACAGACGCATTTACAGATGTGGCTAAAATGAAAAAAATCAAAGAAGAAATTAAGGCGCATGAGGGACAAGTGGTAGAAATGACCTTAGAAAATGGTCGTAAACGCCAAAAAAATCGTTTAGGAAAACTAATTGAGGTTTACCCATCGCTCTTCATCGTTGAGTTTGGAAATGTTGAAGGAGACAAACAGGCTAATGTCTATGTTGAATCTTTCACTTATTCAGATATTTTAACGGAAAAGAACTTAATTCATTATTTAGATTAA
- the dnaB gene encoding replicative DNA helicase, whose protein sequence is MAEVEELRVQPQDILAEQSVLGAIFIDETKLVFVREYIDSQDFFKYAHRLIFQAMVDLSDRGDAIDATTVRTILDSQGDLQTIGGLSYLVEIVNSVPTSANAEYYAKIVAEKAMLRRLIAKLTESVNLAYEASQPADEIIARAEKGLIDVSENANRNGFKNIRDVLNINFGNLEARSQQTSDITGIATGYRDLDHMTTGMHEEELIILAARPAVGKTAFALNIAQNIGTKLDKTVAIFSLEMGAESLVDRMLAAEGLVESHSIRTGQLTEEEWRKYTIAQGNLANASIYIDDTPGIRITEIRSRSRKLAQETGNLGLILIDYLQLITGTGRENRQQEVSEISRQLKILAKELKVPVIALSQLSRGVEQRQDKRPVLSDIRESGSIEQDADIVAFLYRDDYYERGGEEEEGIPNNKVEVIIEKNRSGARGTVELIFQKEYNKFSSISKMEEPR, encoded by the coding sequence ATGGCAGAAGTTGAAGAACTGCGTGTTCAGCCTCAAGATATCCTAGCAGAACAATCTGTTTTAGGAGCCATTTTTATTGATGAGACTAAACTCGTTTTTGTCCGAGAATATATCGATTCACAGGACTTCTTTAAGTATGCTCACCGTTTGATTTTTCAAGCTATGGTTGATTTGTCTGATCGTGGAGATGCTATTGACGCAACCACAGTTCGGACGATACTAGATAGCCAGGGTGATTTACAAACTATTGGAGGCTTGTCTTATCTGGTTGAGATTGTCAATTCAGTGCCAACCTCTGCCAATGCGGAATACTATGCTAAAATTGTAGCAGAAAAGGCTATGCTTCGGCGCCTGATTGCTAAGTTGACAGAGTCTGTAAACCTAGCCTATGAAGCTTCTCAACCTGCGGACGAAATTATTGCTCGTGCAGAAAAAGGCTTGATTGATGTCAGTGAGAATGCCAATCGAAATGGCTTTAAAAATATTCGCGATGTATTGAATATCAACTTCGGAAATCTAGAAGCTCGTTCTCAACAGACTTCGGATATCACGGGTATTGCGACAGGTTATCGAGATTTAGATCACATGACGACAGGTATGCATGAGGAAGAATTGATTATTTTGGCAGCTCGTCCTGCGGTTGGTAAGACAGCTTTTGCTTTGAATATTGCGCAAAATATCGGAACCAAATTAGACAAGACAGTTGCTATTTTCTCTCTGGAAATGGGTGCTGAAAGCTTGGTCGATCGTATGCTGGCTGCGGAAGGGTTGGTAGAGTCGCATTCTATCCGTACAGGTCAATTGACTGAGGAAGAATGGCGCAAGTATACGATTGCTCAGGGTAATCTGGCTAATGCAAGTATCTACATTGATGATACACCAGGGATTCGAATCACAGAAATTCGCTCTCGTTCCCGTAAACTGGCTCAGGAAACAGGTAATCTAGGCTTGATTTTGATTGACTATCTTCAGCTGATCACAGGGACTGGTCGAGAAAATCGTCAACAAGAAGTATCTGAGATTTCCCGTCAGTTGAAAATCCTAGCAAAAGAACTCAAAGTTCCAGTTATAGCTCTCAGTCAGCTTTCTCGTGGTGTAGAGCAACGTCAAGATAAGAGACCAGTTTTGTCTGATATTCGTGAATCTGGATCTATTGAGCAGGATGCTGATATCGTAGCCTTTCTCTATCGTGATGACTATTATGAGCGCGGTGGTGAAGAGGAGGAAGGCATTCCAAATAATAAAGTAGAAGTGATTATCGAGAAAAACCGTAGCGGTGCTCGCGGAACGGTAGAATTGATTTTCCAAAAAGAATATAATAAATTTTCAAGTATTTCGAAGATGGAGGAACCAAGATGA
- the rplI gene encoding 50S ribosomal protein L9, whose protein sequence is MKVIFLADVKGKGKKGEIKEVPTGYAQNFLIKKNLAKEATAQAIGELRGKQKSEEKAHAEMLAEAKEIKEKLEAEETIVEFVEKVGPDGRTFGSITNKKIAEELQKQFGIKIDKRHIQVQSPIRAVGLIDVPVKIYQDVTSVINLRVKEA, encoded by the coding sequence ATGAAAGTAATCTTTTTAGCAGATGTTAAAGGTAAAGGGAAAAAAGGTGAAATTAAAGAAGTACCAACTGGATATGCACAAAACTTTTTAATTAAGAAAAACCTTGCTAAGGAAGCTACAGCTCAAGCCATTGGTGAGTTGCGTGGTAAGCAAAAATCAGAAGAAAAAGCACATGCAGAGATGCTTGCAGAAGCGAAGGAAATTAAAGAAAAACTGGAAGCAGAAGAAACAATCGTTGAATTTGTTGAAAAAGTTGGTCCAGATGGACGAACTTTTGGATCTATTACCAACAAGAAAATTGCAGAAGAATTACAAAAACAATTTGGTATTAAAATTGATAAACGCCATATTCAAGTTCAATCACCAATTCGAGCAGTTGGTTTGATTGATGTTCCGGTTAAGATTTATCAAGATGTAACAAGTGTAATCAATCTTCGTGTCAAGGAAGCTTAA